From Candidatus Dormiibacterota bacterium:
GGGTCGACTGCGCGACCGAGGACGAGGTGGACGCCCTGTGGAACCGGCTGAGTGACGGCGGCCAGGTGCTCATGCCCCTCGACGCCTATCCGTTCAGCCGGCGCTACGGCTGGCTGCAGGACCGATACGGTCTGTCGTGGCAGGTCATGCACGCGGATGGCCGGGAGATCCGACAGCGGATCGTTCCGACGCTGCTCTTCGTCGGGGCGATGTGCGGCAGGGCCGAGGAGGCGATCAAGCTCTACACGTCGGTGTTCGACGCGTCCGGGCTGGGCGACATCCTGCGCTACGGCAGTGGGGAGGAGCCCGACGCCGAGGGAACCCTCAAGCACGCTGCCTTCACGCTCGACGGCATGCAGTTCGCGGCCATGGACAGCGCCGGTGGGCACGACTTCACCTTCAACGAGGCGATCTCGCTCATGGTCCTCTGCGACACGCAGGAGGAGATCGATCACTACTGGGAGCGGCTCTCGGCAGTGCCCGAGGCCGAGCAGTGCGGCTGGCTCAAGGACCTGTACGGTCTCTCCTGGCAGATCGCTCCCCGTGGGATGCAGCAGATGATGGAGCAGGCGGACGAGGAGCAGATGGCGCGCGTGACCAGGGCGTTCCTGAGCAT
This genomic window contains:
- a CDS encoding VOC family protein; this encodes MSRIVPHLWFDTEAREAAELYTSLFDNSEISAVNRLHDTPSGDADLVSFTLAGQRFMAISAGPLFRFNPSVSLRVDCATEDEVDALWNRLSDGGQVLMPLDAYPFSRRYGWLQDRYGLSWQVMHADGREIRQRIVPTLLFVGAMCGRAEEAIKLYTSVFDASGLGDILRYGSGEEPDAEGTLKHAAFTLDGMQFAAMDSAGGHDFTFNEAISLMVLCDTQEEIDHYWERLSAVPEAEQCGWLKDLYGLSWQIAPRGMQQMMEQADEEQMARVTRAFLSMKKFDLAQLDAAYAGR